The Streptomyces taklimakanensis nucleotide sequence GGCCCAGCGCGCGCAGCACCAGCAGCCGGGGCGGTCGAGGAGCGCCCGCCGAACCGTTCACCGGCACGCTCACCGCTCCGGGCGTGCCCGCCCGCGCGCCGTCCCCTCCCCTCGACACGTGCCCGCTCACCGTGCTCCGTCCCGGGTCGCGGAGACCGACACCGCCGCACGGGCGGCGATCCGACTGCTGGACCGGCCGTCCAGGTACGGCAACAGCACCGCCTGACCGCCCCAGCTCTCCACCAGCGACGCCTCGGGCAGGTCGGCGAGCGCGTAGTCGCCGCCCTTGACCCACACGTCCGGGCGCAGCCGCTTCAGCAGCTCCTCGGGGGTGTCCTCGTCGAACACCGCCACCGCGTCCACGCACTCCAGGGCACGCAGCACCCGGACGCGGTCGGCCAGCGGGTTGATGGGGCGTCCGGGCCCCTTGCGGCGGCGCACGGACGCGTCGGAGTTCAGACAGACCACCAGGCAGTCACCGGTGCGCCGGGCCGCCTGGAGCAGTCCGACGTGCCCGGCGTGCAGCAGGTCGAAGCAGCCGCCGGTGGCCACCACGGTGCCGCCCGCCGCCCGCACCCGGGCCACCAACTGCTCGGCGTCCTCGTCGGCCGACGGCGGGGGAGCGGCCCGGTCGGGGAAGGCCAACGCCCCCGCGCCGCCCGCCGCCACGTAGCCGGTGGCGGCCGCCACCGCGCCCCGCACGGCCGTCTCGGGCAGCGCCCCGTCGGCGAGCAGCCCGGCGGCGCTGGCCGCGAACTGGTCGCCGGCGCCGCAGGAGTCACCGCTGTGCCGGGCCGGGGCGGGCACCAGCAGGGGGTGGTCGCCGTAGGAGAGCAGGGCACCGCGCTCGCCGAGGGTGATGGCCACCGAGGCCGCGCCCCAGGCGTCGGCCAGCTCCCGCGCGAGCCGGGCCGCCGTGTGGAGGTTCTCCGGCTCGCCGGAGGGGACGCCGGACGCGGGCCGCGCGCCCTTCGGCGCGCTTTTGGCCCCGGCTTCCGCCTCGGCCCGCCGGGCGGCGAAGAGACGGGCCTCCTTCGCGGTCGGGGTCACCAGCCGGGTGCCGGGCACCGGCTCCCGGCCGCGCGGGTGCGGGTCCCACACCAGCGGCACCCGCAGGGCCCGTTCGGCCAGCAGGTCGCGCACGACGTCCGCGGTGCCCCGACCGTAGTCGGAGACCAGCAGGGCGCGGGCGGTGCCGATCGCCGCGCGGACCTCCCCGGGCAGCGCCTTGGCGGGGACCGGCGCGGCCCGTCCGTCACCGCGGTCCATGCGGACCACCGGACGGCCTCCGGCCAGCACCCGGGTCTTCTCCGACAGGGTGCCCTCCATCGGCAGCGCGGCCACGGTGACCCAGGGGGACAACAGCTCGCGCAGCCGGGCACCGGCCGGGTCGTCGCCCAGGGCGGTCACCAGGGTGACCTCGCGGCCGCCCAGCGCCGCCACGTAGGCGGCCAGGGCGGCACCGCCCGGACGCAGCCGTTCCTCGCAGTCCTCCAGCACCGGCACGGGGGCGTCGGGGGCCAGCCGCTCGGCGTGGCCGGCCAGGTCGCGGTCGAGCAGGGCGTCCCCGACGACCACCAGCGGGGTGGCGGGGGAGCGCCGGCCCCGTCCGTCCGGGTCCGGCGCCGGGAACGGTGGGGTGGGCGGGGTCGGCGGCGTCATCCGGCGCCCCCCTTACCGGCCTTACCGGTCCGGCCGGCCTTTCCGGCGCTTCCGGAGGCCCTCCCGGGCGCGCTCCTCCGCGCGCCCGCCGGCCGGTCGGCCCGTCCGCCGTCCGCCGCGGCCTCCAGGGCCGCGTCGAAGGCGGCACACACCATGTGCACCGCGACCAGGTGCAGCTCCTGGACCGTCGCGGTGGAGTCCGCGCGGACGCACAGCGACTCGTCGCTGCCGGCCGCCAGCGGGTTGGGGGCGGGACCGGTGAGCGCCCACACCGCCATGCCCGCCTCGCGCCCGGCCTCGGCGGCCGACAGCAGGTTGGCACTGGCACCGCTGGTCGACAGCAGCATCAGCACGTCGCCCTCCCGGCCGTGGGCCCGCACCTGGCGGGCGAACAGCTCGTCCACGCCGTAGTCGTTGGCGATGGCGGTGGTGGAGGAGGTGTCGGCGTGCAGGGCGATGGCGGAGAACGGCGGCCGGTCGTCGCGGTAGCGGCCCACCAGCTCGGCCGTCAGGTGCTGGGCCTGGGCGGCGCTGCCGCCGTTCCCGGCCGCCAGCAGCCGCCCGCCGCCCGACAGCACCCGGGCCAGGCGCTCGCCCCAGTGCTGGGCGGTGCCCGCCTGGTCGCGGAAGGGCGCCAGCGCGCGCAGCAGCTCGTCGCAGTGGCCGGCGACGGCGTCCGGCGGCAGGAGGGACGCCGCGTCCCGCAGCCCGGCGGCGTGTCCGGCGGCGCCGGACACGGTCTCGGGGAGGGGCGCGGACGTGGTCGTGGACGCGGTCTTGGGAGTCGTCATCGGGCAGCCCCCGCGGGAACGCGGTGGCCGGAGACCACCTGGGCGTACACCTGCTCCGCGCCGTCGGCGACCCGCTCCCAGGAGAAGCGGGCCAGGGCGCGTTTCCGTCCGGCCTCGCCGTAGCGCCGCAGCAGCTCCGGCGAGCCGATCAGCTCCTTCACGGCGTGGGCGAGCGCGTCGGGGTCGCCGGGCGGTACCAGACGCCCGGTCACCCGGTCGGCCACCGAGTCCAGATGGCCGCCCACACCGGTGGCGACGACCGGGACCCCGCAGGCCATGGCCTCCAGCGGGACGATGCCGAACGGCTCGTACCGGGGCGTGGACAGCACCAGATCGGCGCCGCGGATCAGCTCGGGCATCCGCTCGTGCGGCACGGCGCCCAACAGCCGCACCCGGTCCGCGACGCCCGACTCCCGGGCCAGCCGTCGCAGCCGCTCGGCCTCGGGATCGGCGTCCAACAGCGCGGCGTCGGGGCCGCCGGCGATCAGCAACTCGGCGTCGGGGACGCGGGTCAGCGCCGCGACGGCCTGGTCGAAGCCCTTGCGCGGCACCAGCCGTCCGATGGCCAGCAACCGCGGCCGGTGCCCGGAGGCCCCGTGCCGGTCCCGTCGCCCCGACCCTCCACCGGGGCAGGGGGCGAACTCCTCGGTGTCCACACCGCACGGCACCACCGACGCCCGCTCCGGCGGCACGCCCATGGCGCCCAGCTCGAACACCTCGTCCGAGCAGGTCGCCAGGATCCGGTCGCACTCCAGACCGATCCGCCGCTCCGCCTCGATCCGCTCGGGCGGGCTGGTGTCGTCCGCGCCCTGGTGCCGTCGCTTGACGGTGCCCAGCGCGTGGAACGTCTGCACGACCGGGACGCCCGACCCGTGCGCCCCGGCCAGCGCCGCCAGGCCCGACATCCAGAAGTGCGCGTGCACCACGTGCGGCCGCGGACCGGCCCACCGCCGCGCCAGGTGGGCGCCGAACGCGGGCATGTGCGGCAGCAGGTCGTCCTTGGGCACCGGACGCGGCGGGCCGGCGGGCACGTGCTCGACGGTGACGCCCGGCACGAGGGGGACCCGGTCGGGCAGGTCGGGGGAGTCGCGGCGGGTGTGGACGGTGACGTCGTGACCGCGCCGGGCCAACTCCTTCGACAACTGCGCGACGTACACGTTCTGTCCCCCCGCGTCGGGGCCGCCGAGCTCGGCGAGCGGACTCGCGTGCTCGGACACCATGGCGATCCTCATCGGGCCACCTCCTTGATCAGCCGCTCCCAGTCGTCCAGGAAGCGCGGCAGCCCGTAACGGGCCAGGGCCGCTCTCCGCGCCCGCTCGCCGACGTGCCGTGCGTGGGCGGGGTCGGCGACGAAGCCGCGGACGGCGTCGGTCAGTACGTCGAGCCGGTTGGAGAGCACCCCGGCTCCCTCGGGCACGGCCTCGGACGCCTCGGTGGTGTCGAGGGCGACCACGGGCATGCCCAGGTGCATGGCCTCCAGCAGGGACAGACCGAGCGAGGTCCAGCGGATCGGGTGCACGTACACCCGACGCCTGGCCATGGCCCGGTGCATGTCCCGCTGGGGGAGGTCCTGGCAGCGGCAGCGCTCCGGCGGGATGCCGAGCCGCTCGGGAAGCCGCTCGGTCCGCATGCCGAAGACGTCCAACGGGGCGGCCTCGGCGAAGAGCGGCAACAGATCGGTGCCGGTGGTGCGCCCGCGCCGCAACGGCTCGTTGACCACCACCGCGGCCCGGTCCAGCTCGCCCGTCCACAGCGGCCCGGGATCGACGATCCCGTGCTCGATGACGGTGGTGGGCGCCCGCCCGCAGTCCCAGAACAGCCGGTTGAAGTGGGTGACGTGGACGACCGTCAGGTCCGTGCGGTCGGCCATCGGATGACGGG carries:
- the rfaE2 gene encoding D-glycero-beta-D-manno-heptose 1-phosphate adenylyltransferase; this translates as MTPPTPPTPPFPAPDPDGRGRRSPATPLVVVGDALLDRDLAGHAERLAPDAPVPVLEDCEERLRPGGAALAAYVAALGGREVTLVTALGDDPAGARLRELLSPWVTVAALPMEGTLSEKTRVLAGGRPVVRMDRGDGRAAPVPAKALPGEVRAAIGTARALLVSDYGRGTADVVRDLLAERALRVPLVWDPHPRGREPVPGTRLVTPTAKEARLFAARRAEAEAGAKSAPKGARPASGVPSGEPENLHTAARLARELADAWGAASVAITLGERGALLSYGDHPLLVPAPARHSGDSCGAGDQFAASAAGLLADGALPETAVRGAVAAATGYVAAGGAGALAFPDRAAPPPSADEDAEQLVARVRAAGGTVVATGGCFDLLHAGHVGLLQAARRTGDCLVVCLNSDASVRRRKGPGRPINPLADRVRVLRALECVDAVAVFDEDTPEELLKRLRPDVWVKGGDYALADLPEASLVESWGGQAVLLPYLDGRSSSRIAARAAVSVSATRDGAR
- a CDS encoding D-sedoheptulose-7-phosphate isomerase, with product MTTPKTASTTTSAPLPETVSGAAGHAAGLRDAASLLPPDAVAGHCDELLRALAPFRDQAGTAQHWGERLARVLSGGGRLLAAGNGGSAAQAQHLTAELVGRYRDDRPPFSAIALHADTSSTTAIANDYGVDELFARQVRAHGREGDVLMLLSTSGASANLLSAAEAGREAGMAVWALTGPAPNPLAAGSDESLCVRADSTATVQELHLVAVHMVCAAFDAALEAAADGGRADRPAGARRSAPGRASGSAGKAGRTGKAGKGGAG
- a CDS encoding glycosyltransferase, with translation MRIAMVSEHASPLAELGGPDAGGQNVYVAQLSKELARRGHDVTVHTRRDSPDLPDRVPLVPGVTVEHVPAGPPRPVPKDDLLPHMPAFGAHLARRWAGPRPHVVHAHFWMSGLAALAGAHGSGVPVVQTFHALGTVKRRHQGADDTSPPERIEAERRIGLECDRILATCSDEVFELGAMGVPPERASVVPCGVDTEEFAPCPGGGSGRRDRHGASGHRPRLLAIGRLVPRKGFDQAVAALTRVPDAELLIAGGPDAALLDADPEAERLRRLARESGVADRVRLLGAVPHERMPELIRGADLVLSTPRYEPFGIVPLEAMACGVPVVATGVGGHLDSVADRVTGRLVPPGDPDALAHAVKELIGSPELLRRYGEAGRKRALARFSWERVADGAEQVYAQVVSGHRVPAGAAR
- a CDS encoding glycosyltransferase, with amino-acid sequence MRILLWHVHGSWTTAFVRGPHTYLVPVTPDRGPDGLGRAVTFDWPDNVVELTPEQLRETDVDLVVLQRPHELALAEEWLGGRRPGRDVPAVYLEHNAPNGNVPDTRHPMADRTDLTVVHVTHFNRLFWDCGRAPTTVIEHGIVDPGPLWTGELDRAAVVVNEPLRRGRTTGTDLLPLFAEAAPLDVFGMRTERLPERLGIPPERCRCQDLPQRDMHRAMARRRVYVHPIRWTSLGLSLLEAMHLGMPVVALDTTEASEAVPEGAGVLSNRLDVLTDAVRGFVADPAHARHVGERARRAALARYGLPRFLDDWERLIKEVAR